In Edaphobacter dinghuensis, one genomic interval encodes:
- the recG gene encoding ATP-dependent DNA helicase RecG, which yields MKYVKRVGERVADALAKRGVETVEDLLYHLPFRYEDRLNPLPIGSLTAGAMASVIGEVRGTVLLRTRNMPLFEMTVGQGLSTVKCMWFHGEYLRDKFRVGQMVALYGRVEASRSTAGRFKMIQPQFEVLPTKDGPEAEFVRLEMGRIVPVYEFLGGTTAWGAKLTSRWLRRVLWGIFEELEGNAGAVPETLPTALLERLKLPGRMEALRSIHFPEAGTPMVELMSAATPGHRRLIFEELFYLELGLELKRRRMREREGTAFVTNVKVREAIKQVLPFHPTTAQKRVLGEIANDMRKAQPMRRLLQGDVGSGKTIVAMQAALVAIENGYQTALMAPTEILATQHYLSARKLLGGVLSPRTGKSYRITLLTGSLDEAAKREARGRIFRGETDLAIGTHALIEDKVDFENLGLVIVDEQHRFGVQQRFRLMKKDTSLDPDVLVMTATPIPRTLALTLYGDLDASVIDELPPGRTPIVTRRTTEERAEDVWGFVRKQVAAGRQAYIVYPVIEGTKDDQPELDFAQDEATQSAQTEKPAKAAKKTRTPKTEKLFEPKKALRAASDMYEELRNGALAGLRLGLLHGRLNADDKEATMQRFQRGDIDVLIATTVIEVGVDVPNASVMVIEHAERFGLAQMHQLRGRVGRGAAKSYCILMTGGRVSEQAEARLDAMVRTQNGFELAELDLQQRGPGEFFGTRQAGLPEFRVANLMRDRVLLELAKAEAARFAGQPDPAISREETEAVWERLKLQWQRRYGLVEA from the coding sequence ATTAAGTATGTGAAACGCGTAGGGGAACGCGTCGCCGATGCGCTGGCGAAACGAGGAGTGGAGACCGTCGAAGATCTGCTGTATCACCTGCCCTTTCGTTATGAGGACAGGCTCAATCCGCTGCCCATCGGCAGCCTGACGGCTGGAGCGATGGCCAGCGTAATTGGTGAAGTCCGCGGCACTGTGCTACTGCGGACACGCAACATGCCGCTATTTGAGATGACCGTCGGGCAGGGCCTGAGCACCGTAAAGTGCATGTGGTTTCACGGCGAATATCTGCGGGACAAGTTTCGCGTAGGACAGATGGTAGCGCTGTACGGCCGGGTCGAGGCGTCGCGGTCGACCGCCGGGCGATTCAAGATGATTCAGCCTCAGTTTGAGGTTCTGCCGACCAAGGATGGGCCGGAGGCAGAGTTCGTGCGGCTGGAGATGGGACGAATTGTCCCTGTCTACGAGTTTTTAGGCGGAACGACGGCGTGGGGCGCCAAGCTGACCTCGCGATGGCTGCGGCGGGTGTTGTGGGGAATCTTCGAGGAGTTGGAAGGGAATGCAGGCGCGGTTCCGGAGACATTACCGACAGCCTTGCTCGAGCGGCTGAAACTGCCGGGAAGAATGGAGGCGCTGCGGTCTATCCACTTTCCTGAGGCGGGAACACCGATGGTGGAACTGATGTCGGCGGCGACGCCAGGGCATCGGCGACTGATCTTTGAAGAGCTGTTTTATCTGGAGTTGGGGCTCGAGCTGAAGCGGCGCAGGATGCGCGAGCGCGAAGGCACAGCATTTGTAACCAATGTAAAAGTGCGCGAGGCGATCAAGCAGGTGTTGCCTTTTCATCCGACTACGGCACAGAAGCGTGTGCTGGGGGAGATTGCGAACGACATGCGCAAGGCTCAGCCGATGCGGCGTCTGTTGCAGGGCGATGTCGGCTCGGGCAAGACAATCGTGGCCATGCAAGCGGCCTTAGTGGCGATTGAAAACGGCTACCAGACGGCGCTGATGGCTCCGACAGAGATTCTGGCGACGCAACATTATCTGTCTGCTCGGAAGCTGCTGGGAGGTGTGCTCTCGCCACGAACCGGAAAATCTTATCGAATCACGCTGCTCACCGGCTCGCTCGATGAAGCGGCGAAGCGCGAGGCTCGCGGCAGAATTTTTCGCGGAGAGACCGACCTCGCAATCGGAACACATGCTCTGATCGAGGACAAAGTCGACTTTGAAAATCTCGGCCTCGTAATCGTCGATGAGCAGCATCGCTTTGGAGTGCAGCAGCGCTTTCGCCTGATGAAGAAGGACACCTCGCTCGATCCCGATGTGTTGGTGATGACGGCTACGCCTATTCCGCGGACGCTGGCGCTGACGTTGTATGGCGACCTCGACGCCAGCGTAATCGACGAGCTGCCCCCGGGACGGACTCCGATTGTGACACGGAGGACAACGGAGGAGCGAGCCGAGGATGTCTGGGGTTTTGTGCGGAAGCAGGTTGCGGCTGGACGACAAGCCTACATCGTCTACCCGGTGATCGAGGGAACGAAGGACGACCAGCCGGAGCTGGATTTTGCGCAGGACGAAGCCACACAAAGTGCTCAAACCGAGAAGCCGGCAAAGGCCGCGAAAAAAACACGAACACCTAAGACAGAAAAGTTGTTTGAGCCTAAGAAAGCTCTTCGCGCGGCCAGCGATATGTATGAAGAGCTGCGCAACGGAGCACTGGCCGGGCTACGTCTCGGGCTATTGCACGGAAGGCTGAACGCGGACGATAAAGAAGCGACAATGCAGCGGTTTCAGCGCGGCGATATCGATGTACTCATCGCCACAACCGTTATTGAAGTTGGCGTCGATGTTCCCAACGCTTCTGTCATGGTGATTGAACATGCAGAACGATTTGGCCTGGCGCAAATGCATCAGTTGCGCGGGCGCGTGGGACGCGGAGCGGCGAAGAGCTACTGCATCCTGATGACGGGTGGGAGAGTGAGCGAACAAGCCGAGGCCAGGCTGGATGCGATGGTGCGCACACAAAATGGGTTTGAACTAGCCGAGCTTGATCTGCAGCAACGCGGCCCGGGCGAGTTCTTCGGTACGCGGCAGGCTGGATTGCCGGAGTTTCGTGTAGCGAACCTGATGCGTGATCGTGTGTTGCTGGAGCTTGCCAAAGCCGAAGCTGCGCGATTCGCCGGGCAGCCTGATCCCGCGATTTCACGCGAAGAGACCGAGGCTGTGTGGGAGAGGCTGAAGCTGCAATGGCAGCGGCGATATGGGTTGGTCGAGGCCTGA
- a CDS encoding cupin domain-containing protein, whose product MSLMRTNEARSFTPEPGMIRQVLAHSDALMLVRHYFEQGWVGERHSHPHHQLVYVVKGALHVNVAGEEFDVFTGDSFIVDGGVEHQASALEASEVLDVFTPVREDYRELVR is encoded by the coding sequence ATGAGTTTGATGAGAACGAACGAGGCGCGCAGTTTTACACCCGAGCCGGGCATGATCCGGCAGGTACTGGCACATAGCGATGCATTGATGCTGGTTCGACACTATTTCGAACAGGGCTGGGTCGGAGAGAGACATAGTCATCCGCACCACCAACTGGTCTATGTCGTCAAAGGTGCACTGCACGTGAATGTGGCAGGGGAAGAGTTCGATGTGTTTACAGGCGACAGCTTCATCGTTGATGGCGGCGTCGAACACCAGGCCTCTGCGCTCGAGGCCTCCGAGGTGCTGGACGTGTTCACGCCCGTGCGCGAGGACTATCGCGAGCTGGTAAGGTAG
- a CDS encoding M24 family metallopeptidase — protein sequence MNLASIQAALRDQKLDGWLFYDHHYRDPLAYRILGLGETSLVSRRWFYLIPAEGEPKKLVHRIEAGKLDALPGSKAAYSSWQELEQQLDAMLAGRNRIAMQYSPRNAIMYISLVDAGTVELLRGMGKEIVSSANLVSQFEAVLTEDQIATHFVAQQKIDAILDAGWKEMGSRVRSGGTDEFAMVEYFCEAMGREGLLWDHGPNVSVGANSADSHYDPSPASSKPIRRGDFVLIDIWAKLERANACFYDITWTGVVDREPTEREQEIFVTVRDARDAAIAKVQEAFAARRPIAGWEADDAARNVIRQAGFGEWFTHRTGHNIGPVLHGNGANLDNLETHDERLILPNTCFSVEPGIYFPGEFGVRSEVDMMARTGRAEVTGRIQTELVRV from the coding sequence ATGAACCTTGCTTCGATTCAGGCTGCACTTCGTGACCAAAAATTGGACGGATGGCTGTTCTATGACCACCACTACCGGGACCCTCTGGCATATAGGATTCTGGGATTGGGTGAGACGTCATTGGTCTCGCGGCGGTGGTTTTACCTGATTCCGGCCGAGGGAGAGCCGAAGAAACTGGTGCATCGGATTGAGGCTGGGAAGCTGGATGCGCTCCCGGGGTCGAAGGCGGCCTACTCCTCGTGGCAGGAACTGGAGCAGCAACTCGATGCGATGTTGGCTGGCCGCAACCGGATCGCGATGCAATACTCCCCCCGAAACGCCATTATGTATATCTCGCTGGTAGACGCGGGCACGGTAGAACTGCTGCGCGGCATGGGCAAAGAGATCGTCAGCTCGGCCAATCTGGTGAGTCAGTTTGAAGCAGTCCTTACTGAGGATCAGATTGCCACACACTTCGTAGCGCAGCAGAAGATCGATGCGATTCTGGACGCCGGATGGAAAGAGATGGGCAGCCGGGTGCGCTCAGGAGGAACCGATGAGTTTGCCATGGTCGAGTATTTCTGCGAGGCGATGGGGCGCGAGGGATTGCTGTGGGACCATGGGCCGAACGTAAGTGTAGGCGCGAATTCTGCCGATTCGCACTATGATCCCAGTCCTGCGAGTTCAAAGCCGATCCGCCGGGGCGATTTTGTGCTGATCGACATATGGGCGAAGCTCGAGCGCGCCAACGCTTGTTTCTACGACATCACGTGGACCGGAGTGGTGGACCGTGAGCCCACCGAACGAGAGCAGGAGATTTTTGTGACCGTGCGCGACGCTCGTGACGCCGCAATCGCGAAGGTGCAAGAGGCGTTTGCGGCACGCAGGCCAATTGCTGGTTGGGAGGCGGACGATGCCGCGCGCAATGTGATTCGACAAGCCGGATTTGGAGAATGGTTCACCCACAGGACAGGGCACAATATCGGCCCGGTGCTGCATGGAAACGGGGCGAACCTGGACAATCTCGAGACGCATGACGAGCGACTGATCCTGCCAAATACCTGCTTCTCGGTTGAGCCGGGGATCTACTTTCCCGGTGAGTTCGGGGTACGCAGTGAGGTGGATATGATGGCCCGGACAGGCAGGGCCGAGGTCACGGGACGGATACAGACCGAACTGGTACGGGTGTAA
- a CDS encoding ABC transporter ATP-binding protein — MSIVELQKVRKVYDTKVAVNDISFNIEPGTMFGLLGPNGSGKTSSIRMMIGITVPDSGSISLFGQPFTRKNLHRVGYLPEERGLYKKMKVMDQLIFLGQLHGLDASTASRRSHEWCEKLGISASIHKKTEELSKGMQQKIQFISTLLHEPELIIMDEPFSGLDPVNATILQDTLVDLRAQGRTILFSTHRMDQIEKLCDSISLIHNGNLVLSGTMRDIKSKYPRNRVEMLFEGDTGFLQHPSIEEAKTYSGRAEIKLRTTDGIAPDAQPLLADAIQRGTRINRFEVKEPTLEEIFIEKVGGKVDA, encoded by the coding sequence ATGTCCATCGTCGAGCTCCAGAAAGTCCGTAAGGTCTACGACACGAAAGTCGCCGTAAACGACATTAGCTTCAACATCGAACCCGGCACCATGTTCGGTCTTCTTGGTCCCAATGGCTCCGGAAAAACCTCCAGCATCCGCATGATGATCGGCATTACCGTGCCCGATTCAGGCTCGATCAGCCTCTTCGGGCAGCCGTTTACACGAAAGAATCTTCATCGCGTCGGCTACCTGCCCGAAGAACGCGGCCTCTACAAAAAGATGAAGGTCATGGATCAGCTCATCTTTCTAGGCCAGCTTCACGGCCTCGACGCCTCGACGGCCAGCCGCCGGTCGCATGAATGGTGCGAGAAACTGGGCATATCGGCTTCCATCCACAAAAAGACCGAAGAACTCTCCAAGGGAATGCAGCAGAAGATTCAGTTTATCTCGACGTTGCTGCACGAGCCTGAACTCATCATTATGGATGAGCCCTTCAGCGGCCTCGACCCTGTCAACGCTACGATTTTGCAGGACACTCTGGTTGATCTTCGCGCTCAAGGACGGACCATTCTCTTCTCGACGCATCGCATGGACCAGATTGAGAAGCTCTGCGATTCCATCTCGCTTATCCACAACGGCAACCTCGTCCTGTCAGGCACGATGCGCGATATCAAATCAAAGTATCCACGCAATCGGGTCGAGATGCTCTTTGAAGGGGATACTGGTTTCCTTCAGCACCCTTCTATCGAAGAAGCCAAGACCTACAGCGGACGGGCCGAGATCAAGCTGCGTACGACTGACGGAATTGCTCCCGACGCGCAGCCATTGCTCGCCGATGCCATTCAGCGCGGCACTCGGATCAATCGTTTCGAGGTGAAGGAACCGACGCTTGAAGAGATTTTCATTGAAAAAGTTGGAGGCAAGGTCGATGCATAA
- a CDS encoding EAL domain-containing protein — protein MVAAHPTDLRKALNADEITPYFQPIVELRTGVLTGFEALARWRHPIQGPVSPDIFIPLAEENGLIGILTRNLLRRVFTVATSIPEELSISFNISPLQFGDRSLSQQISSAAKLAGFSLKRLILEITESALIGNMDQAQSIAQELKDLGVSLALDDFGTGYSSLRHLQALPFDELKIDASFVREMSDTRESRKIVAAIIGLGHSLSLTTVAEGVETTEQAEMLLRLGCDIGQGWLYGPPVPPSDLAAFLSTQSLSPSTGISTKTNEGGALLNLEAMPTQRLAQLQAIYEGAPVGLCFLDRNLRYVNINRQLAEMNGVSIAQHLGRTVADVIPELFPEIEPYLRRVLQGETFTDLEITTPRKDAEGHNTTLLVAYLPVLDEADEVVGISAAIIDITSRKRIEEALRESEEHFRSFVELNPQIPWTSDAQGRILTAGPRWETATGWKPEEALDQGWVKALHPADVIRTLRRWADCLRTGEPIDVEFRIGRGDGVWRWMRSRAAPRRDSEGNIVRWYGTVEDIDDQKKAERSLRESEALLRAVFDAVPVGLIISESPSNGIIMSNPRAEAIFQRGIPLGSKIDSYRNTNLFHHDGRPFGPEEYLSERAVRSGEITESDDILYRRDNGSHVWIKVTAAPVHGKNGGIAGVALSIQDIGKSTLEKQRLLDRIAELEQQLKNRS, from the coding sequence ATGGTTGCCGCCCACCCAACCGATCTACGCAAGGCACTCAACGCGGACGAAATTACCCCTTACTTTCAGCCTATCGTAGAACTGCGTACCGGCGTCCTCACCGGCTTTGAGGCACTCGCGCGATGGCGGCATCCGATTCAAGGCCCGGTTTCCCCGGATATCTTTATTCCCCTTGCGGAAGAAAACGGCCTTATCGGCATACTGACTCGAAACCTGTTGCGCCGGGTCTTCACAGTCGCCACATCCATTCCCGAAGAACTTTCCATCTCGTTCAACATCTCTCCTCTTCAATTTGGCGACCGCTCCTTATCCCAGCAGATCAGCTCGGCGGCTAAACTCGCAGGCTTTTCCCTCAAGCGCTTGATCCTCGAGATTACGGAAAGCGCCCTGATCGGCAATATGGATCAGGCGCAGTCCATTGCTCAGGAACTGAAAGATCTCGGCGTATCGCTTGCGCTCGATGACTTTGGCACCGGTTATTCCAGTCTTCGCCATCTGCAGGCTTTGCCCTTCGACGAGCTGAAGATTGATGCCAGCTTCGTCCGCGAGATGTCGGATACGCGAGAGAGCAGAAAAATTGTCGCAGCCATCATCGGCCTCGGCCATAGCCTGAGCCTCACCACGGTTGCCGAGGGCGTCGAAACTACCGAACAGGCAGAGATGCTTCTGCGTCTGGGTTGCGATATCGGACAGGGATGGCTCTATGGGCCTCCAGTCCCTCCCAGCGATCTTGCGGCCTTCCTCTCGACACAGTCGTTGTCACCTTCGACCGGCATCTCCACAAAGACGAACGAGGGAGGCGCTCTGCTTAATCTCGAGGCCATGCCCACGCAGCGTCTCGCACAGTTGCAGGCCATCTACGAGGGAGCTCCCGTAGGCCTGTGCTTTCTCGATCGCAACTTGCGTTATGTCAATATCAACCGACAGCTCGCAGAGATGAATGGAGTTTCGATTGCACAGCACCTTGGCAGAACCGTAGCCGATGTAATTCCTGAGTTGTTTCCTGAGATCGAGCCATACCTGCGGCGCGTCCTTCAGGGTGAGACCTTCACTGATCTCGAAATTACTACTCCTCGCAAGGACGCCGAGGGTCACAACACTACCCTGCTGGTAGCCTATCTGCCAGTGCTCGACGAAGCCGATGAGGTTGTCGGTATCTCCGCCGCTATCATCGATATCACCAGCCGCAAGCGCATCGAGGAAGCACTTCGAGAGAGCGAAGAACACTTTCGCAGCTTTGTCGAACTCAATCCCCAGATTCCATGGACCAGCGATGCACAGGGCAGAATTCTCACCGCAGGGCCTCGTTGGGAGACGGCCACAGGATGGAAGCCGGAAGAGGCGCTCGATCAGGGATGGGTCAAGGCGCTCCACCCCGCCGATGTGATCCGCACCCTACGGCGATGGGCGGATTGCCTGCGAACCGGCGAGCCAATTGACGTTGAGTTTCGCATAGGGCGAGGTGACGGCGTCTGGCGCTGGATGCGTTCCCGCGCCGCGCCACGGAGAGATTCCGAGGGCAATATCGTTCGCTGGTATGGCACGGTCGAAGATATCGACGATCAGAAAAAAGCAGAGCGCTCGCTGCGTGAAAGTGAGGCACTGCTGCGAGCAGTATTTGATGCCGTTCCAGTGGGCCTCATTATCTCGGAGTCACCGAGCAACGGCATCATCATGTCCAATCCTCGCGCAGAGGCGATCTTTCAGCGAGGGATCCCACTTGGCTCAAAGATCGACAGCTATCGCAACACGAACCTGTTCCATCATGATGGGCGGCCCTTCGGGCCCGAAGAATATCTCTCGGAGCGCGCCGTCCGTAGCGGCGAGATCACAGAATCTGACGACATTCTCTATCGGCGTGATAATGGCTCCCATGTCTGGATCAAGGTCACAGCCGCTCCGGTCCATGGAAAAAACGGCGGCATCGCCGGAGTCGCGCTCTCTATTCAGGACATCGGCAAATCCACGCTGGAAAAACAGCGATTACTCGATCGGATCGCAGAGCTGGAACAGCAACTGAAGAATCGCTCCTGA
- a CDS encoding ABC transporter permease produces the protein MHNVWLIAKREYLERIRTKAFLFFTVLFPLLMIGGIAVEAITSTHAKSTSHIAVVSHDQQLAMDLQAELQDGKDSRMTVDVISPPASDTHSVLDGELAEKSLDGYLWITPATEANARPKFTYTPRSAGDIATKNAISSALRTVLVRERLTHQGMVAADVNSLMQPVEVDTTQAGKNADTTSTFIAIYVLFFLMYFVIMLYGMNVARSIIEEKTSRVFEVLLATIRPEEMMAGKMLGVGSVGLTQVFIWLIAAILLTSTSLVSSMAGGHVHISLSAMQIVFFVVFFVLGFMLYASIAAALGAMTNSEQELQQLNMFLVMPLACCFFALGIIVSNPNSVLSTILSLIPFMTPLIMYLRLSITAVPSWQLALSIGLMLVTIYAILWVASRIYRVGILMYGKKPTLPEILRWLKYS, from the coding sequence ATGCATAACGTCTGGCTGATCGCAAAGCGCGAGTATCTTGAGCGCATCCGCACCAAGGCCTTCCTCTTCTTCACTGTTCTTTTTCCTTTATTGATGATTGGGGGAATCGCCGTCGAAGCGATTACCAGCACTCATGCAAAGTCGACCTCGCATATTGCTGTGGTCTCGCACGATCAGCAGCTTGCTATGGATCTGCAGGCCGAGTTGCAGGATGGCAAAGATAGCAGGATGACGGTCGATGTCATCTCACCTCCGGCCAGCGATACTCACAGCGTTCTCGACGGAGAGCTTGCAGAAAAGAGTCTCGACGGCTATCTCTGGATTACGCCGGCAACCGAGGCGAATGCCAGGCCCAAATTTACCTACACGCCTCGCTCGGCAGGCGACATCGCCACCAAAAACGCAATTAGCTCCGCGCTGCGAACGGTTCTGGTGCGGGAGCGGCTTACGCACCAGGGCATGGTGGCTGCGGACGTCAACTCGCTGATGCAGCCGGTTGAGGTGGATACGACGCAAGCAGGGAAGAACGCTGACACGACGTCAACTTTTATTGCGATCTATGTTCTGTTTTTCCTGATGTACTTCGTCATCATGCTGTATGGCATGAACGTAGCGCGTTCCATCATCGAAGAGAAGACCTCGCGAGTCTTCGAGGTGCTGCTTGCCACCATTCGGCCAGAAGAGATGATGGCCGGCAAGATGCTCGGAGTGGGTTCCGTCGGGTTGACCCAGGTATTTATCTGGTTGATTGCCGCCATTCTGCTTACCAGCACATCGTTGGTGTCGTCGATGGCAGGCGGCCATGTGCATATCTCGCTCAGCGCGATGCAGATCGTCTTCTTTGTCGTCTTCTTTGTGCTTGGCTTTATGCTCTATGCCAGCATTGCCGCCGCTTTGGGAGCGATGACCAACTCGGAGCAGGAGCTACAGCAACTCAATATGTTTCTGGTGATGCCGCTGGCTTGCTGCTTCTTTGCACTGGGCATCATCGTCTCGAACCCGAACTCTGTTCTGTCGACGATTCTTTCGCTCATCCCATTCATGACGCCGCTGATTATGTATCTTCGTCTCTCCATAACGGCGGTACCGTCATGGCAGCTCGCGCTCTCGATAGGGCTGATGTTGGTTACGATCTATGCAATTCTCTGGGTGGCAAGCCGGATTTACCGCGTTGGCATCCTGATGTACGGCAAAAAGCCGACGCTCCCCGAGATTCTGCGCTGGCTCAAATACAGCTAG
- a CDS encoding sialate O-acetylesterase, with protein MGTFGSWPEAAWKLVGCSMLFFVAQAAAAAQGISTPALPDAVVRLSSPLDYQVFQRQSRLRGTIVVSGHVVVPTDHMQVRIAGKSLLGPLPGRWKDIPFDKKTGDFSAKLVEVAGGFYEVDVKAMMGKHETAEVSVAHVGVGEVFVIAGQSNSTNYGEVRQKTETQMVSTFSGESWRLADDPQPGVQDGSTKGSFIPSFGDELYRKYGVPIGVASVGHGSTSVRQWLPAGEPVEVMPTKESYVIRRKDGTLVSDGTLFNGMLTRMNQLGAHGFRAVLWHQGESDSHQPEGHDISAAVYEKMLRGLILAARKQAGWDMPWFVAEATYHSPSDRECPPIRAAQRSMWESGIALEGPDTDTLTMQYRQNNGKGVHFNDAGLKMHGALWAHAVEIYLDKVLR; from the coding sequence ATGGGAACGTTTGGTAGCTGGCCTGAAGCAGCTTGGAAGCTGGTGGGGTGTTCAATGCTGTTCTTTGTGGCCCAGGCCGCCGCTGCAGCCCAGGGGATCAGTACGCCTGCACTGCCTGACGCGGTCGTGCGTCTGTCGTCACCTTTGGACTATCAGGTCTTTCAACGGCAGAGTCGACTACGCGGAACAATTGTGGTGAGTGGGCATGTGGTTGTGCCCACCGACCACATGCAGGTACGTATTGCAGGCAAATCATTGCTGGGCCCGCTCCCCGGACGATGGAAAGATATCCCCTTCGACAAAAAGACAGGAGATTTTTCTGCAAAGCTGGTAGAGGTCGCGGGTGGCTTCTACGAGGTCGATGTCAAGGCGATGATGGGAAAACACGAGACTGCTGAGGTCTCAGTCGCGCATGTGGGCGTGGGCGAGGTCTTCGTAATCGCAGGCCAGTCGAACTCAACCAATTACGGAGAAGTGCGACAAAAGACTGAGACGCAGATGGTCTCGACCTTCAGTGGAGAGAGTTGGAGACTGGCTGACGATCCTCAGCCTGGAGTGCAGGATGGAAGCACAAAAGGAAGTTTCATTCCATCGTTTGGCGATGAGCTATATCGCAAATATGGAGTGCCGATTGGAGTAGCTTCTGTGGGCCATGGTTCCACCAGTGTGCGCCAGTGGCTGCCTGCAGGCGAGCCGGTTGAAGTGATGCCGACAAAGGAAAGCTACGTGATTCGGCGTAAGGACGGAACGCTCGTCAGCGATGGAACCCTCTTTAATGGAATGCTGACTCGGATGAATCAGCTTGGAGCGCACGGATTTCGAGCAGTGTTGTGGCATCAGGGGGAGTCGGACTCCCATCAGCCAGAGGGGCACGATATCTCGGCCGCAGTGTATGAAAAGATGCTTCGAGGCTTGATCTTGGCCGCGCGAAAACAGGCTGGTTGGGATATGCCGTGGTTCGTAGCGGAGGCTACTTATCATTCGCCGTCCGATCGCGAGTGTCCACCGATTCGGGCTGCGCAGCGGAGCATGTGGGAGAGCGGCATCGCATTAGAAGGACCCGATACCGACACCCTCACGATGCAATACCGGCAGAACAACGGGAAGGGTGTCCACTTCAACGACGCGGGTTTGAAGATGCACGGGGCGTTGTGGGCTCACGCGGTGGAGATCTACCTCGATAAAGTATTGCGTTAG
- a CDS encoding glycoside hydrolase family 88/105 protein yields the protein MNRRKVLARVGWGWLLIAVLGIVASAWGQVDATQSSLKSRKLPADLSRAVVETTMNEYPASTSLGNWGYTQALYLYGEYLVYERTHDPRYLAYIKSWADAHVDADGKIDKPINALDYMLPGNLMLVLYRETGEAKYKAAATEIWDRLRTTYPRTSDGGLWHATTRQHQLWLDGTYMALPFMVHYGDDFGQQKYAYDEASKQLLLYASHLNDPASGLLFHAYDESGTQKWADPATHHSSIFWARSIGWYGMALVDVLEKMPADHPNRPKLIALVRQLVQAYARYQDPHTGLWYNVVNKPQQPGNWLETSASSMYVYTISKAVQHGYVSRKYQKVACKGYRGVLSEISSNTAGGVEIANICIGTNVGDLQFYLDRPRKTNDEHGLGAFLIMNEQMRNAPCVAKIRAKEAKAR from the coding sequence ATGAATCGAAGAAAAGTGTTGGCGCGTGTCGGATGGGGTTGGCTGCTGATAGCAGTGCTAGGTATTGTTGCCTCTGCATGGGGTCAGGTGGATGCTACGCAATCGTCGTTGAAGAGCAGAAAGCTACCTGCCGATCTCTCCAGGGCTGTCGTCGAAACAACGATGAACGAGTATCCAGCCTCCACCTCGTTGGGCAATTGGGGCTATACGCAGGCGCTCTATCTTTATGGAGAGTACCTGGTCTACGAGCGGACCCATGATCCGCGTTACCTGGCGTACATCAAAAGCTGGGCCGATGCTCATGTGGATGCCGACGGAAAGATCGACAAGCCGATCAACGCACTCGACTACATGCTTCCGGGCAATCTGATGCTGGTGCTTTATCGCGAGACGGGCGAGGCAAAGTACAAGGCGGCTGCAACTGAGATATGGGACCGGCTGAGGACGACCTATCCGCGAACCAGCGATGGCGGCCTATGGCATGCAACGACGCGCCAGCATCAGTTGTGGCTGGATGGAACTTACATGGCGCTGCCATTCATGGTGCACTATGGAGATGACTTTGGGCAGCAGAAGTATGCCTACGACGAAGCTTCGAAGCAATTGCTGCTCTACGCAAGTCATTTGAACGATCCGGCATCAGGTCTGCTGTTTCATGCATACGACGAGTCGGGCACGCAGAAGTGGGCTGACCCTGCGACGCATCACTCTTCTATCTTCTGGGCGCGATCAATCGGATGGTATGGCATGGCGCTGGTCGATGTGCTCGAGAAGATGCCTGCGGATCACCCCAATCGCCCGAAGCTGATTGCTCTGGTGCGGCAACTGGTGCAGGCCTATGCCAGATATCAGGACCCGCATACCGGGCTTTGGTACAACGTCGTAAATAAGCCGCAGCAGCCAGGCAATTGGCTGGAAACCTCTGCGTCTTCGATGTATGTGTACACGATCTCAAAGGCAGTGCAGCATGGCTATGTCTCCAGAAAGTATCAGAAGGTAGCATGCAAAGGTTATCGTGGTGTGTTGAGTGAGATCTCAAGCAACACCGCCGGTGGCGTTGAAATCGCCAATATCTGTATAGGGACAAACGTTGGCGATCTCCAGTTTTATTTGGACCGCCCACGCAAGACGAACGATGAGCATGGGTTGGGAGCGTTTCTGATCATGAACGAGCAGATGCGCAATGCGCCCTGTGTAGCAAAGATACGAGCCAAGGAAGCGAAGGCGCGATAA
- a CDS encoding DUF6677 family protein translates to MANTVQVPARAAGKSSSMALLVLIAGWLVPGAGHFMLGKWVRGLLLFVSLVLMFSIGLALQGKIYSPNTGDLLDILNFAGDLGTGLLYVVAKIFDLGAAAVVTVSADYGTKFVVVAGLLNVIAAVDAHSLATGRKAS, encoded by the coding sequence ATGGCGAACACTGTACAGGTCCCAGCGCGCGCCGCTGGCAAGTCTTCTTCGATGGCGCTTCTGGTGTTGATCGCCGGATGGCTGGTTCCCGGTGCCGGGCACTTTATGTTGGGCAAGTGGGTGCGGGGATTGCTGCTGTTTGTCAGCCTGGTGCTGATGTTCAGCATTGGCCTGGCGCTCCAGGGTAAGATCTACTCGCCAAATACGGGCGATCTCCTGGATATCCTGAACTTTGCAGGCGATCTGGGAACCGGGCTGCTCTATGTTGTGGCAAAGATCTTCGATCTGGGTGCTGCAGCCGTAGTAACCGTTTCGGCAGACTACGGGACGAAGTTCGTCGTAGTGGCAGGGTTGTTGAATGTGATTGCAGCGGTGGATGCGCATTCGCTGGCGACCGGAAGGAAGGCCTCGTGA